Proteins found in one Nitrosopumilus maritimus SCM1 genomic segment:
- a CDS encoding inorganic diphosphatase, with protein MSKNFWHDIESGADIPEIINVVVEIPKGSMNKYEYDKKHNMIKLDRVLFSPFHYPGDYGLVPQTLSEDGDPLDALVLVTNPTYPGILIEARPIGLLQMKDAGDLDDKIICVSTNDPRYLHTTDISDIEDHYRSEIAHFFQVYKDLEGKKVEILGWQSAKEAKSIIVESIKRYKNTLKKF; from the coding sequence ATGAGTAAAAATTTTTGGCACGATATAGAATCAGGAGCAGATATTCCTGAAATTATCAATGTAGTAGTAGAGATTCCTAAAGGTTCTATGAACAAATACGAATATGATAAAAAACACAACATGATAAAACTTGACAGAGTTTTATTTTCACCATTTCATTATCCAGGCGATTATGGATTAGTTCCTCAAACACTTTCTGAGGATGGGGATCCGCTGGACGCACTAGTACTTGTTACAAACCCAACTTATCCAGGAATTCTAATTGAAGCTAGACCAATTGGATTACTTCAAATGAAAGATGCAGGAGATTTAGATGACAAGATTATTTGCGTCTCAACAAATGATCCAAGATATTTACATACTACAGATATTTCAGACATTGAAGATCATTATCGTTCTGAAATTGCACATTTTTTCCAAGTGTACAAAGATTTGGAAGGGAAAAAAGTAGAGATACTAGGATGGCAATCAGCAAAAGAAGCAAAGAGCATAATTGTTGAATCAATTAAAAGATACAAGAATACTTTGAAGAAATTTTAA
- a CDS encoding M3 family oligoendopeptidase: protein MSQYQLGMWNLSELAKNPKSSAFQKQIKELENQAEKFEKIKSKLDPKMSSKKFMEILSQVEEISEKMSKIGGYASLSYSSDTQSDEATSLMTRMSKLGSDISNKILFFDLWWKTQVDEKNAKRLIKDAGELSEYLAHKRLIAKYSLSEPEERIINTLDVTGISALVKLYDKITNAFEYQMKIGNKTKKMTREELTNYVRHTNPKIRETAYKTILGKYNENKGVVGEIYQNIALNWKDEGIDIRGYRTPISMRNIGNDVDDKTIESLLLVCKKNAPVFQKFFVQKAKMLKMKKLRRYDIYAPAAANIKEKNYSYNKSVKLVFESLGKFSNTLEDFARKVFNENHIDSEVRQGKRDGAFCSTLTPKITPYVLVNFTGKSRDVFTLAHELGHAVHSQAAQDRSILVQDAPLPLAETASTFSELLLYDNISDKISDDEKKIMLSEKIDDLYATILRQSFFTIFEIDAHKQIGEGTTIDEISKTYLQNLKQQFGKSVDVTDDFAIEWSCIPHFYHTPFYCYAYSFGNLLALSLFQRYKKEGKDFVPAYIDILAAGGSKKPEKLLKEHGLDIQSTKFWQEGFDYVNGQVKALSSLN, encoded by the coding sequence ATGTCTCAATACCAGTTAGGAATGTGGAATCTTTCAGAATTAGCAAAAAATCCAAAAAGTTCAGCATTTCAAAAACAGATCAAAGAATTAGAAAATCAGGCTGAAAAATTTGAGAAAATTAAATCAAAACTGGACCCAAAAATGTCATCAAAGAAATTCATGGAAATACTTAGTCAAGTAGAAGAAATTTCTGAGAAAATGAGTAAAATTGGTGGATATGCATCTCTTTCATATTCTTCAGATACACAATCAGATGAAGCAACATCATTAATGACTAGAATGTCAAAATTAGGATCAGACATTTCAAACAAAATATTGTTTTTTGATTTATGGTGGAAAACGCAAGTTGATGAAAAAAATGCAAAGAGATTGATTAAAGATGCAGGAGAACTCTCAGAATATCTAGCACACAAAAGACTAATTGCAAAATACTCACTCAGTGAACCTGAAGAGAGAATCATTAACACATTAGATGTTACAGGTATTTCTGCACTTGTAAAATTGTATGACAAGATAACTAATGCATTTGAATACCAAATGAAAATCGGAAACAAAACAAAAAAGATGACAAGAGAAGAATTAACAAATTATGTTCGACATACAAATCCAAAAATTCGTGAAACAGCTTACAAAACAATCCTAGGAAAATATAATGAAAACAAAGGTGTTGTTGGAGAAATTTATCAAAATATTGCACTTAATTGGAAAGATGAAGGAATCGATATTCGAGGCTACAGAACGCCAATTTCTATGAGGAATATTGGAAATGATGTAGATGACAAAACAATAGAATCACTACTTCTAGTTTGCAAAAAAAATGCTCCAGTCTTTCAAAAATTCTTTGTGCAAAAAGCAAAGATGCTCAAAATGAAAAAGCTTAGAAGATATGACATCTATGCACCTGCTGCTGCAAACATTAAAGAAAAAAATTATTCATACAACAAATCTGTAAAACTAGTTTTTGAATCACTAGGCAAATTTAGTAACACATTAGAAGATTTTGCAAGAAAGGTTTTCAATGAAAATCATATTGACTCAGAAGTAAGACAAGGAAAAAGAGATGGAGCATTTTGTAGTACATTAACACCCAAAATCACGCCTTATGTATTGGTCAATTTTACAGGAAAATCAAGAGACGTATTTACATTAGCTCATGAGTTAGGTCACGCGGTCCACAGTCAAGCTGCACAAGATAGATCAATTCTAGTCCAAGATGCACCATTACCATTAGCTGAAACAGCATCAACATTTTCTGAATTACTGCTTTATGACAATATTTCAGACAAGATTTCAGATGATGAAAAGAAAATAATGTTATCTGAAAAAATTGATGATTTGTATGCAACAATTCTAAGACAATCATTTTTTACAATTTTTGAGATTGATGCTCATAAACAAATTGGCGAAGGAACAACCATAGATGAAATTTCAAAAACATATTTACAAAATCTCAAACAACAATTTGGAAAATCAGTTGATGTTACAGATGACTTTGCAATAGAATGGAGTTGTATCCCACATTTCTATCACACACCATTTTATTGCTATGCATATTCATTTGGAAATCTTCTTGCATTATCATTATTCCAAAGATACAAAAAAGAAGGTAAAGACTTTGTTCCAGCATACATTGACATTCTTGCAGCAGGGGGTTCAAAAAAACCTGAAAAACTCCTTAAAGAACATGGATTAGATATACAATCTACCAAGTTTTGGCAAGAAGGTTTTGATTATGTTAACGGACAGGTAAAAGCACTATCATCACTAAACTAG
- a CDS encoding ubiquitin carboxyl-terminal hydrolase 14, with translation MSKECNHFLEETKGIAPNTKSCEECEKEHLPVVAIRMCLTCGHVGCCDSSIGKHATKHFEETGHPVMKAIPGDIWKWCYICKEYY, from the coding sequence ATGTCAAAAGAGTGTAATCATTTTTTAGAAGAGACAAAAGGGATAGCACCAAACACAAAAAGCTGTGAAGAATGTGAAAAAGAACATCTTCCAGTAGTTGCAATAAGGATGTGTTTGACATGTGGACATGTAGGATGCTGTGATTCATCTATTGGAAAACACGCAACAAAACACTTTGAAGAAACAGGGCATCCAGTTATGAAAGCAATTCCAGGAGATATTTGGAAATGGTGTTACATTTGCAAAGAATACTATTAA